CAAAGGCGAACCACCTGGCCGTCGCCGGCGCCCGCATCGTACTGATCGGCGTGAAGCCGGCGATGGTTCCCGATCTGCTGCGCGAGATTGCGCCGTCATTGGAGCCGGATGCCGTGGTCGTCAGCGTTGCCGCGGGGGTGACCATCGCCACGATCGAGTCACTCGTCAGCACCCCGGTGCTGCGCGCGATGCCGAACACGCCCGCCGTGGTCGGACGCGCCGTGACCGGGCTTGCCGCCGGAACCCGGTCATCGGATGCCGACCTGGAGGTCGTCCGGGCCCTGTTCGAGACCGTGGGGTCGGTACTCGTGGTGCCGGAAGAGCAGATCGACGCGCTCGGCACCATCTCCGGTTCGGGTCCGGCCTACGTGTTCTACTTCATCGAGCAGCTCACCGCCACGGCGATCGGGCTCGGCTTCAGCCCGGAGCAGGCGGCGATCATGGTGAACAACACCTTCCTCGGGGCAACCGAGCTGCTGGCCGCCACCGGCGAGGCGCCGGCTGAGCTGCGCCGTCGTGTCACCAGCCCGAAGGGCACCACCGAGCGCGCCATCGCGGAACTCGAGAAGGCCGATCTCAAGGGGCTATTCGACAAGGCGACG
This Salinibacterium sp. ZJ450 DNA region includes the following protein-coding sequences:
- the proC gene encoding pyrroline-5-carboxylate reductase — its product is MSVDLPTIAILGTGSMGGAILSGLVKPGVTVAGGIRVTNRSVEKADALRSDAVTSYATSVEPKANHLAVAGARIVLIGVKPAMVPDLLREIAPSLEPDAVVVSVAAGVTIATIESLVSTPVLRAMPNTPAVVGRAVTGLAAGTRSSDADLEVVRALFETVGSVLVVPEEQIDALGTISGSGPAYVFYFIEQLTATAIGLGFSPEQAAIMVNNTFLGATELLAATGEAPAELRRRVTSPKGTTERAIAELEKADLKGLFDKATAAALARSKELAAGA